The Arcanobacterium pinnipediorum genome includes the window ATCAAGGAGCGCACGACGGGCTTTTGCCCGAAAGTGAGATCCGTGAAATCCGCTCATGGCTAGATATGATTTCGGCGACGAAGATGGGGCAGTCACTTATCGACCGAACAACCCGTGCCACATTGCCGGCCTTGCGTGAAGAACTTTCCCATCTGGCAGATGCTTTAGAAGCCCAAGAGCACGCCTTGCAAGACCTTAAAGACAAAGCGCTTGAAAGCAGCGAAACTCCCCTTGACAAGCTACGAACAAATATTCGCCATGGTCGATTTGGCCAAGGAGCGCCAACTGCGTCATGGCTCTCATTCGCCTCAACTGGTGGTGTTCTATCGGCTATGGTCTCCCGGGCAACCCCGCGGTTTTACGACCGCAAAGTGACCGTCCGCGATAACGCAGTCACGGCAACCTTTGACATCTTATATGCGGCAGTCAAAGTAGCACTATCCCAAGCGCTCATCACTGCCCGTACGCGTGCAGACGAAGCCTGGAAGAACGACGTCGTTAACACCACTAAATTGCGTAATGCAGTAGCTGAGCGCCTCGATATCGACGCTATCATTGAAAAGCATGCCGTGGGATGGAAGCAAGATCTTATAGCGATAGCCAAACAGGTACACGACCATCCTTGGCTGTCTTCTGCTGGTGTTGCCTCACTTTTGGGCTGTGCGGCTGGCGGTATTTCGGGAGCAGTCTCAGTGGCACGCAACACCGGTATCGAATCCTATGTTGCCCAGGCTCGCCAAGCACTGGTTGAACGCCTCGAGCAAGCCCTCTCAGATCTGACCCACACCTATGTTGAAGTGGCAGACGAAGTCTCAGTCAGTGACAGCACCCAGTTACGACTACGAGCCACTGAATATATCGCACATACCTAAAGTCATGAGATTCAAGGATTAATGAACAACTATGGTTGACAATATGACAGCGCGTTCTCAAAGTGCACAAGCCATCGCCACGCGATTAAAAAATTTGCAGCAGGCGGTAGCAGCTGGTGGACAATATTTTGACCCTTACGTTTCAGCTCGCGCCCAAGACGATCTGCGCAATACTCAAGAACGGATGCATCTTGGGATAGACACCACGGTGGTTGCTCTTGTTGGGGGTACCGGCTCGGGCAAATCCTCGTTGTTCAACGCGATTACTGGTTTAGATTTTGCAGACTCGGGAGATATTCGCCCGATGACTGAGCGTCCTGCAGCATGTACCTATGGTGTTGATGCTACTGCTCTTTTGGATTATCTAGCTATTGATTACGATCGCAGAATCGAACATAATTCTGAGCTCAATGCTGGCAAGGAAGCTTTCGATCACCTTATTCTCATCGATCTACCAGATCACGACTCGGTAGCAGTTAACCATTCTCTTGAAGTTGAACGATTATTGCCCATGGTCGATATTTTGATTTGGGTTCTCGATCCGCAAAAATATGCCGACCAAGTCCTGCATGCTACATATTTGGAAAAGCTCACGCAACGCTCTGATGTTATGGTAGTGGCGCTTAACCAGATTGATACTATTCGTCAATCCCAGCGCGAGATCCTGTTAGATGATCTGCGTGGTTTGCTCACTCGCGATGGGTTGGCAGATGTGCCAGTGATTGCTACTTCTGCATTGACTGGGGAAGGTGTGGACCGCTTGATTCAGGCCATTGGCCAGGCTAGTGATCGTCCATCGGTAGCGGCGGTGACTGCAGCGGCAGAACTTGATGCTATTGGGCGTCGGCTACGGTTTAACGTTGGTTCTAGCGAAGCTGATATTTCTGGAAGTGTGCACGACGACGTCGTCGCCCGTATCGCGCAAGCAAGTGGTGTTGGGGCGGCGAGCGAATCGTTACGAAATGCCGGACAATCTCTTCGCGCAACGGCTTTGGTTCGTCCAGAAAAGCTCGGGAATTCTATGGCGATGGCTATTCGCGATAGTTGGATGGGATTCTTAAAGCAAGGCTTGCCAGAGATTTGGCAACAAGCTGTTATTACCGAGGTGGGGAGTTCGGAACGACTACGCAATTCGGTTGGCACTGCCTTGCGTTCAATCCCACTCCCTAAAATTCGCCGCGCCGGATCATGGGCAATGGTTTTTGTTGGGATTTTGTGCGCCATTTTGGGGATAACTTCAGCTGTGCTGGGGTTGCCGTTTTCCGCTGTGGGATGGCGCGTAGGGATTGGCGTTGCGGGATTGGTCATCGCTGGAGCGTTGTATTTCTTAGCTATGTATTTGTTGCGGCGCCAAGGTATTGCACGTGCCCGAGAATACGAGCAGACGGCACTGGCGGCAGTTCGTGACGTTTTCGATGAGACGATGGTCAACGGTCCGGCGGCGGTGTTAGATAAGCATCGGATCACTCGACAAGCACTCGAAACTTTTGCTGATGAGGCCGATAAAGTCCAAGAATAGACCTAAAAGTCGCTATTCGAGCAGTTGGTCGGTGGGACTTAAAATTTGAGCAACTATAACGCAAGTAACTCGCACAGATTTTGTGCGAGTTACTTGCGTTATACACAGCCTTAGGCATTCTTCAGCTAAGGGTTTGAGTAATTTTTAACAATAGTCGTGACCCTATTACTGGCTATGTTAAAGGAGAATGCCATGTCAAACGAAACCTATGTAACTATCAAGGGATATGCTGGAGGAAACCCCACTGTTTTTACCAATTCAACTGATCGCGATACCGGTGAAGTCTTTGAAACGAAAACTACTGTTATTCGGGTGGGGGTTACCTCGCGGTATTATTCGCGTGCAGAACAAGAATATAAAGATGGCCCTACTGCATGGTATTCGGTACGCACATATGGTGCCTTGGCTGGAAATGTTGCCCTGAGCGTGACTAAGGGCAGTCCAGTTATCGTGCGTGGCCGCCTAGTTGTGCGCCACTATGAAGATAAAACCGGTGCGCTACGGTCAGAAAACATTATCATTGCCGATAGTTGCGGAATCGAACTTTCGACCGGGAGTGCTGTTTTCCAAAAGACTTCTGCGGTTCCTCTCCAGCCAGTAGCTGGAGAACCTCAGCTATCTCATGGTCCAGTTAATGATGAGATCGATGAGCAGTTTAATGACTCGCAGATAGTGACTGAGGAAAGCCATGATCCGGCTGGTGTTTTGGATAAGGTGATGTCTTAACCTCATAGTGTTGTTGTGGTTGAGCTTCAACCCACTCGTCGACTAAGGTTGAGGTGGTTAACCAGTTCCATTTGCTAGCTATTGGAGAAACGTGGCTGAGTTTATTTACAATATGGTTCGTGCCCGCAAGAAGATCGGGGACAAACTCATTTTGGACGATGTGACAATGTCGTTCTATCCGGGTGCAAAAATCGGTATGGTCGGCCCTAACGGTGCCGGTAAATCTACGATTTTGAAGATTATGGCCGGTCTCGATGAGCCATCGAATGGTGAAGCTCGATTGAGCCCAGGTTACTCTGTGGGGATTTTGTTGCAGGAACCGCCGTTGAATGAAGATAAAACGGTTCTGGAAAATGTCCAAGAGGGTGTTGGCGAGCTTTTGACCAAAGTTCATCGATTCAATGAGATCGGCATGGAGATGGCTGAGCCAGATGCTGATTTCGATGCGTTGATGGAAGAAATGGGCAAGCTGCAAACTCAGATCGATGCGGAAAACGGCTGGGATATTGATGCTCAGTTAGAGCAAGCCATGGAAGCTTTGCAATGCCCGCCGGCAGATACTCCAGTGAGTGTACTTTCTGGTGGAGAACGCCGTCGTGTCGCGTTGTGTAAACTCCTTCTAGAAGCTCCCGATTTGCTGCTATTGGACGAACCAACAAACCATTTGGATGCTGAGTCAGTGCTCTGGCTCGAACAGCATTTGGCAAAGTATCCTGGTGCTGTCATTGCCGTCACCCACGATCGATACTTCCTCGATCATGTCGCGCAGTGGATTGCAGAAGTAGATCGTGGTCATCTCTACCCCTACGAGGGAAACTACTCAACATACTTAGAGAAGAAGCAAGAGCGTCTTGAAGTTCAGGGTAAAAAGGATGCCAAGCTCAAGAAGCGATTAGCAGAAGAACTCGAATGGGTTCGTAGTTCGGCTAAAGGCCGTCAAGCCAAGTCGAAGTCTCGGTTGGCGCGCTATGAAGAGATGGCGGCTGAAGCTGATCGTACTCGTAAGCTCGACTTTGATGAGATTCAGATTCCACCAGGTCCTCGATTGGGTAACGTTGTCCTGCAAGCAACAGATCTCAAGAAGGGATTCGGT containing:
- a CDS encoding GTPase, which translates into the protein MPNNNLIDLVDRTLDSLRAASLPLEMPGSIALEESRKHLITQLESRILPHIQASNIPTTIVFGGSSGAGKSTLVNSIVRAEVTQASVLRPTTRTPVFVMHPEDSQAMENHVLLEMGQSVYVKSAIPGVVVVDAPDLDSVDDTNRELSARLLDAADLWVFVTTAARYGDAVSWNTLQRAHQRGVTCAVVLDRVPQHSLHNVRTDLASRMVELGLEDAPLFVIPDQGAHDGLLPESEIREIRSWLDMISATKMGQSLIDRTTRATLPALREELSHLADALEAQEHALQDLKDKALESSETPLDKLRTNIRHGRFGQGAPTASWLSFASTGGVLSAMVSRATPRFYDRKVTVRDNAVTATFDILYAAVKVALSQALITARTRADEAWKNDVVNTTKLRNAVAERLDIDAIIEKHAVGWKQDLIAIAKQVHDHPWLSSAGVASLLGCAAGGISGAVSVARNTGIESYVAQARQALVERLEQALSDLTHTYVEVADEVSVSDSTQLRLRATEYIAHT
- a CDS encoding GTP-binding protein encodes the protein MVDNMTARSQSAQAIATRLKNLQQAVAAGGQYFDPYVSARAQDDLRNTQERMHLGIDTTVVALVGGTGSGKSSLFNAITGLDFADSGDIRPMTERPAACTYGVDATALLDYLAIDYDRRIEHNSELNAGKEAFDHLILIDLPDHDSVAVNHSLEVERLLPMVDILIWVLDPQKYADQVLHATYLEKLTQRSDVMVVALNQIDTIRQSQREILLDDLRGLLTRDGLADVPVIATSALTGEGVDRLIQAIGQASDRPSVAAVTAAAELDAIGRRLRFNVGSSEADISGSVHDDVVARIAQASGVGAASESLRNAGQSLRATALVRPEKLGNSMAMAIRDSWMGFLKQGLPEIWQQAVITEVGSSERLRNSVGTALRSIPLPKIRRAGSWAMVFVGILCAILGITSAVLGLPFSAVGWRVGIGVAGLVIAGALYFLAMYLLRRQGIARAREYEQTALAAVRDVFDETMVNGPAAVLDKHRITRQALETFADEADKVQE
- a CDS encoding single-stranded DNA-binding protein, with product MSNETYVTIKGYAGGNPTVFTNSTDRDTGEVFETKTTVIRVGVTSRYYSRAEQEYKDGPTAWYSVRTYGALAGNVALSVTKGSPVIVRGRLVVRHYEDKTGALRSENIIIADSCGIELSTGSAVFQKTSAVPLQPVAGEPQLSHGPVNDEIDEQFNDSQIVTEESHDPAGVLDKVMS
- the ettA gene encoding energy-dependent translational throttle protein EttA, giving the protein MAEFIYNMVRARKKIGDKLILDDVTMSFYPGAKIGMVGPNGAGKSTILKIMAGLDEPSNGEARLSPGYSVGILLQEPPLNEDKTVLENVQEGVGELLTKVHRFNEIGMEMAEPDADFDALMEEMGKLQTQIDAENGWDIDAQLEQAMEALQCPPADTPVSVLSGGERRRVALCKLLLEAPDLLLLDEPTNHLDAESVLWLEQHLAKYPGAVIAVTHDRYFLDHVAQWIAEVDRGHLYPYEGNYSTYLEKKQERLEVQGKKDAKLKKRLAEELEWVRSSAKGRQAKSKSRLARYEEMAAEADRTRKLDFDEIQIPPGPRLGNVVLQATDLKKGFGDRVLIDNLSFSLPRNGIVGIIGPNGVGKTTLFKTIVGLEPLDEGTLKIGETVKLSYVDQNRGGIDPEKTLWEVVSDGLDYIQVGNVEMPSRAYVSAFGFKGADQQKKAGVLSGGERNRLNLALTLKQGGNVILLDEPTNDLDVETLSSLENALLNFAGCSVVITHDRWFLDRIATHILAYEGSAEDPANWYWFEGNFEAYEKNKVARLGEEAARPGASTYRKLTRG